In Festucalex cinctus isolate MCC-2025b chromosome 1, RoL_Fcin_1.0, whole genome shotgun sequence, the sequence CAAAATTTCAGTAGCTTGTACGGCCTCAAGAAAAATACTGTTAACATTGCTTGTTTTTTCCGTTAGGGATATTTTGTGATCATCTTGGGGCAATATTCACAAAGTAGTCATTGAATTTGTTTGCAATTTCCTCTTTATCATGAATTACGAAATGgtcctaaataaaataatttcaagAGTTTGGCATTATCTCGCCTTTGTTCAAGACTTTATTTATTATCCCCCAAGTTGTTTTGTCCTACATTTACTTTTCTCTAATAATTTGGTGAagtaatcaatttttttttgtcttcttaggATAATACAAGtttacttttgtattttttataccTAGACTCTGCATCTTGTTGTATGTTTGAAAAACTTTCTGtatagatttattttataattaattatctaattttataataataataataataataataataataatatgttcaattaattgatttctacaatgattcagaATTCCATGAATACAATATGATGACATCTATCACACATATCTACAGAACTCTGAATCTGTTACACCTCctgtgccacaacttagacctgcttccaACTAGTCTAAAGTGTAGTCTACTTTCAGCCACCAAATTGTTAGGTGTGTTAGGAGCTTGTAAAAGAAAATGCAGTCTACAAAATTCCACATTAAGTTCAGCTTGCACTGGCACAAAAATCCTGATGCGCCACTTTTTACGCCCGATTGCAAGCACACTGTCCATGAAAATATACCCCAATGACTTTGAATAGCTTGGTTAGCCTAGTTAGCATTAGGGTGCTCCagattcctcccacattccaaaaactacaTGTTAGATTCACTGAAGGTACAATAGGTGTGATGTGTGCCCTGACTGACTGGCAACAAGCCAGTAGTTTGTTGTAGTTTGGAGTTTGGTGCAGTGTGAGCCCACCCTCGACCGTAAATAGAATAAACTGTTTAGAAAATGATTGGATATTAGAAGAATATGCAGCTTTGGGAAGACTACATTTTTTAGTTATCCACACTCGactacagtatttttttgtctGGCAACTTTTACTTCCACTCCTGACAATTGAAAACAGATATGTACTTTCTACTCCTTACTAGAATTATTCTTGATGTACAGTATATTCATTGAGTCTTGTACCAGGGTGAAACCCACCAGTTTCTGGTGTTAAACAAATTATGTCTaatctgaaataaataaataaataaatacatacatacatacataaataaataaataaaaatgtaagtgtattttcttcatttttttttatcattagctattttagcttttttttattactcaATTCACAATGTTATCAAAGCACCATGCAACGTTGCTAATTTAATATATAGGCTACTAAATATATGTTCTTCTATCTCTTTGTAGCACTATGTAGGTAATCTAAGTTAATAAAAGATGTGCAGAAAAGtttaaccccccaccccccccatgtGGCAATTTATTAAAAACAGTTATTGGATATAACTGATAgtcaaattacaattttaatattgtatttaaatacatttcagaGCGTCTACTTTTGCCACCATTTGGGCTCTGTCATAGTGTAATGTCAGACTCCATTCTTGTTGATTTCATGATAGTGCACGTGTCGTGTACCTGATGAAGTTCCTGAATCGTCTCACCTTGTCTGAATCGACGCTCAGCTTCCTTTCGACGTCCGCGTGAATCTCTCCGTTACTGTCCGGTACGGGTGTGCTCCCCCTGGACCCCCCGCTTCGCTCCTCCTCCGCCTGGGCTCGCCGCTCATCTCCATTTTCTGACCccttgtcctcctcctcctcttcccggCGCTTCTCAGCTTCCTCTTCATCCTCGAAGGGTAACGGGACCCCGTCGTAGACGTACTCTTTCAGACATTTGATGTTGTGCTTCTTCAGCAGCTGCTCCGTGTCCGGGTCCAGCACGATGAGCTCCAGCCGGCCCGAAGTGGCTCTTATCCGGCCCACGACTTGCTGGTGGCTCTCGTTCTCCACGTCCTCCCCGTTGACGAACACCAGGCGGTCCCCGGCGCGGAGCCCCGACGATTCAGCCGGGCTGTCGGGCTCCACCAGCCGTATGAACTGGCCGGTCTTCCCCTTCTCCCCGTGGAGGTGGAAGCCGTAGCCGTTGTCGCCTTTATCCAGCGTGCAAAGCCGGGGCCGTAGGTACTGGCTTTTACTCGGCATGGTCGGCTGCTTCTCTCGGCCGCGGCTTAACCTGTTGCTCGATACCGGTGGAAAAGACTCGAAGAGCGACCCGGAgggatgctgctgctgcttcttctgaGTGGGGAGCGTCAAACGAAGAAGTGCGAGCCCTTCGAACAAATGGCGCTTTTTACTTTCACCGAATAACGGGTTCAAAGTCCGACAGGGGTTGGGTCCTCTGCGTGACCCGCTTGCGGCGTGGAGCGAAGGTCCCGGTCCGAAAACTCCGTCAGCAGACTCTCCACGACCCAAGTAGAAAGTCCACTCAGGAAGAGGGAGGTGCGTTCACGGACCAGCCCAGCTGGCCGCTTCATGCAAAGCAGTCGCAAAGCTATGGGAAACGGGTCAACCGTTTTTTCATTAGGTGCGCTTGCACAACAAAACTGAATCCAATACAAAAGCTAATGATGCGAATATTGCTCGGTTTCGCTTTGTTTAGTGTTGTTTTACAATGCTGGCATGAGGCAACTTTAACACTCTGTGTGATGCGCtgtgagatagatagatacatagatagatagatagataagataGATAGGTAGATAAAATGTGTACAGCTCTAaactcctaaaaaaaatatctagcCTATTGTATATATCTTCTATATAGTGAGCTGATAAGGGGACAAAGACAAGCATACTAACCTCCAACAGAGACCTGTAAAGCAGTTGGAAAAGCACTGATAAGTAGGTGTGCTCAAAGCTGTGCAGCTCCTGGCTCAGCTCATTAGAGGTAAAGGATTGTAAAGTCCATGCAAGCTGATGCACACTGACTCATACAGTTAGATGtgagatgaggaggaggaagaggaggtgtGAAAAGGTTGGTACAGTGAATCACAGATGTGCTCCATGTTTACGATTAACTCCGCCACATACTTTTCTTCATACAACCCGAGTATAGAATCAATGTCAACATCGCAATTAAGACATCGTGTGAAGATATGGAAAGAATAAAGCGTCACTACGGTGGCCTGTAAATGCTCAACATTTACTTTTAGGTTGCACAAAATAAACAGGCTCACTGCTGCCACACTGTGGCTCATTGACCTCAGCACAACCTGACTCCCACAGCTTTCCCTCAAAATACCGTACCAACACACGCACGAACACTGGTATAAAACACCACATACATTACAAAatatactttatatatataatatgataACAAAGCACTTTTTCATGGCACTTTGTGATCAACGTGACACCTCCAAGAAAGAACAAATGTGACAAGCAAACATTGAAAATGAACATTGTACAAATTAAGACACTACAGTGCATGGAACAAATACATCTTCTGTACAGTCTCCACAACAACATCAATTGTTAAAAGAGACACGGTTACGTTTCAGAGTTTTTGTGAAATAAGAATGTACATGTTTTGGGGAGTCCCTAAGCATGGCAGGAAATAATCTCTGACGCAACAGTGGAAAGATCCTGCAGCAAATCATTGAATGAAGTTCAAGCATGGCCTTCAAGTGGACGTctggacacgcacacacaatgggCAGGAGCCCTCCAACATTGATTTTATTCTAACAACATTACACGTGAATATGTAGCTACAGTGCGACTGTGTATGAACACTCAGTGAGGATAAAGACTAAGGCCAAAACGGGATTCAGTTCACAGCCTCTGAAAAGTGACATGAAAACAAAGTCATTTATATTCCCTATCAACAGTCATATTGATTGTTCATATAAAACTTATCGAAGCGAGCGGCGAACATACTCCTCATTTCCCTGCAGACATATTTTGTAAATcctggcgtttttgttttttttttatttgtttttttccacaactGTCACCACAAAGACCACAACACATTTCTACAGAGTGATATTCACATTTTCGATAAGGGATGGCAATCGGATTCACTGTCATTCACTTGACTGGAGAAGAGGAGCTCACTTCTTAGGATTAGTGCCGGGATTGGCTTTACTTATCCCCCAGCCACCCCCTACCTCCCTCTGTCTTGATCCCcttctgtgtgtgtatgtgtgttaagTGTATGTGTCTGTCTCCCGGCACAGTGGCGGGTTTAGCTACACAAGGCTGCAGCAACCGGTCTTGTGCTTCTGAGATTCGATGTAGTCGTGGATCTGGAACTTGGGCTCGTGAGGCTGATGGGTGGTTCTGTGCTTCAGCTCCCTGGTAGAAAGAGAACGAGAGTGTGAAAGAGAGGAAGTCAGATATTGAGGGGGTGGATGAGAGTAGTGGGATGGAGCAAATCAAGTACATAAGGAAGGTTAAGaaatagggggggaaaaaagtgcatGTGAGAGAGGATTAGAACAAGAGCTGTTTTCACTATCTCACGCATTTCGCACTCATCAGTTGCAGCATCATTATCCTTACATAATATAATACAGAGGGTCAGACTTCACCACATCCGAGTTATGGTTGCCCTCAGAGAGACAATTGTAATGAATCTGGATAGGGTCGTCATCAATAACAACATTAGACATCAATAATGGCTCCTGCAATCGattcttatttgtttttatcgACAAAGAAACGGATGCCTTCCTTGTTTCTGTGTGCTTgctattttgaaaataaaatgtcaacattcaCAACCACTGCCAAAGCGTATTTACTTCGAGATGAGCATTCTTCTGTTTCTAAATAAATCCGTCATTTAACGTCGGAGTtactacgacggcgtattagggccacatataattatatatttttagagggtggggggcaatattcagagaaaaacaacaacaaaaaaatgtaactttgtgactttataaagtggcaagttGTTATTTGTTGATTTATGGCCACTAACTTTATTAAATGTTGGTTCTCGGAGGGAAAATGGTTTTAACAGGAGTATAGCCGGCGTTGTCAAACCTGGTTTTCATTTTAAGGCTCATTTTTGGGGAAAGGGAGCTGGGTTGGGGGTGCCCTGccacaaaagggaaaaaaatatatacaaaggaaaaatattttttgccccCAAAACAACATTGCCAATGCCATGGTAACCACATATATCTTTGGAACGATttcttcaatatatatatatatatatatatatatatatatatatcatacttaaaaaagaaaaaagaaaaaaatgtgcttttgtacattacagcaatgcacatACCTAAAAtctttaataacacttaatattgaggcacttacttgctaatgcaagcacactttgagttcctccacatattgacttggttcacaagtATAATGCCTTCCCctccatctgaccattagcgtggatttaaaacatagaagggccaaaatatgccatataaaataaactgcactaaaaaactagccaccagagggtgctagaactatacaaatggaaatcaacctaactttttaacagatgtgctacttttaatatcgtgacatgacgacgacataaTGTGtgtagttttaatatcgcgatattgccgttatcgttacatccctattgtgaAATAATTTCTTGCATGTTTCCATTTTTGTCCTTTCAAAGTTCACAGGGTTTTGCACTTAAGATAACTTccattagggctgggcaataaatctaattaattcgatacatcaccatttaaaaaaaaaataatcgaatcgttgaaaatttgctaaatcatgaaatcgaattttgtcttctggatgattaaaagctgttgttcttatgttccgTTACATCTAAAAGCTTTTATATGTTGTAATTTTACACAAGGGGtagaatgctggatgggtggtttacaagacatgtttacaatagctaccaatacttaattgtggcatctaagcacaaactatgaatgttaaatgtatgttaaaactgatctagaatcagtatacgttactggtgtctgaacattttgcacaggaattatttgaataaatgaaacctttaaataaatgtttgttggatttattagattaaaatcggagtcgtcctgaatgactgcaaaaatcgagattttattttttggccatatcgcccagccctaactTCCATTCAAAAATTCAACTTTTGTGAGTCACAGTCGCAGTACATTTGCCTCTATCTCTGAGAAGGCAAGTGAAAAAGCTCAAGCACTCATATATGCTGACAGCGCTAACCTAAGACACAATAAATATCTTGTAATTCATAAGGTCTCAATTGTTGCCTAAGCTTGAAGCCCGGAAGAACTGCATTATTTTGTGAATGTCACACGTGATGGGAGAACAGCCCAGCTACTGTTGTGTAGAGTGAGTTAGATGAAGCTACCGGCAAGTGTAATAAGAATGTGCTTTTGATGACTGTATTTTGTTACCATTTGTTTAATTAAAGCGATTGGAAGGGCGCCGGCAGCTGTTTCCATCCTCTATCAAAAGCTCACGGCTGCAAACTGAACATGTTATTTTAGAATTTCGAGCCTCTGTCAGTCATGCGCTCTTTGAATTCTAATCTTGCCAATCAGCGTCACTTCTGTCTTCTCTGTCCATAACAATGACAATTTTGCCTACATGTATATTATTATAGTCACTAAAATATGTTTtgggaataaaaagaaaaacattatcATATTTAAGCAAGAAAGTCCAAAGCCAAAGCGTTTGATATGATAGATAAGCCGCCCCAAGCACAACCATGGATGCTAAAAATATCAGTCCACTTTCTGCTATGGCTAACATCCAATAAAGTTTGAACTTGACTTGCAAAagatccatttttgtttttttgtgctacaTGAGTGAAACAGAAGCTGGATCCTGTTGTATACTGACACCCTACGATTTCCGTGGTTACCGTGGTCACCATTGAGCATCTGTCACTTCAATGTCGATCAAATGCATTTTCATCACCTCCCTACCAGTTGGGATTTGATCTTCTTGCCAAAACACTAAGCAGCTTTACACTTACTTTGCGATGGCTAGAAAGGCAAGCTCCACGTTGACGCCGGTCTTCGCGCTGGTCTCCATAAATGGCACTCCATActcctaaaacaaaaacaaacaaacattggaaCTTTAAGTTTGAAGAAACAAGCCACACTTGAATGGTGCAGCTTGGTCACGTCTTAAGAAACCAACTAAAGTGGTCCCCCATTACTTCACGGTTCACTCTATCAAAGACTTTTATttaagcaagtaaaaaaaaaaaaaaaaaaaaaaaaaggttgacatttttcttcttttaattcttcttagcaagtcactggtgagctatttttagaacagatccCAGTTACTCATCCCTaaatcttatgctgcattcgaggatagtcGGATATATCAGAGTTGGTTTTtcacagttccgacctgaaagcgtttgaggtgaaagtaaacaaccagaatggcggatagtgataagttgtttttttattttggttcttaaaactcattttgacctccagcaaacttaccatggcacaattttgcttcatttattgtttttatcttatttcataagcattccatacagttaagtagttgactgtataatttcatgcaggaatATAGCgccaatactgtcacgtacgttgcgttatgagaagttatgtcgaatatttatgaatgaagaaagctatctagttttatacttatacattcacggtctgtttccaaaggggttgccattgtagagtgacatcacttgtagtccgtcactgaagtcggggtccttcccCCCCCCGActttgcaagtggaatttctgagTTCATGGGGGTgttccgtacacacttcctggtttgaactcggaaaagtcagaTTTcccaccatcctcgaatgcagcattattatTGACTGCACTGCAGGAACAagctaattgaaggcaattaacttcaattaGGTTTGTTCACGCAAGTCCGAAGAGCTCATTAGGGTTTATTGAAGGTGTGGGGGCGAGAACCCCCAACTTTTTTAATGACCTCTATTTCGCGGAAAGTCACCTATAGCGCTATCATCTTATCATATAGGGTTATCATCCGCGAAAATTGAGGGAACACTGCATAAGGGAAAATtgttaaatttatgtaaaatatattataatttaGATGCTCAGTGGGCTGTATTAAGGAATGAAGCGGACCGTATGTGGCCCACAGGCCATTCTTTGCCCACCCGTGGTTCTATTATTGTTGCATGAGGGATAATCAAGTGTGCTATGGaaaattatccaatttcacttaattggtcAGAAAATTATTTACTGAAAACAATGTATGTTTGTTCAGCTATGCAGCCAGTGACATCGTGACAGGAAGAGCAATTACATGCTTTTCCACTGGATGGCAGAAGGCACATTATTAACCTGCAACCACATTTTATTACGTATTGTAGTgttccatgattttttttattttattttttctaatttcTAACAGGCACCATCGCGCTCTAGCACAACCTCTGattcatgatttttattttattgttttgcttttatttccatttatattttcgGTGATTTAATTttcgaattacatttttttttaatatccgtttttatttttacttttactcacttatttgtcatttatttatttggaattttggtCCTCAATAGGTGTGTCCCAAAACTTTTTCCCACATAGACATATGAAACCTTACCTTAGCCAACTTCTCCCCATCCTCGGTCTTCACTACCCTCTCTGCGGCCAAGTCTGCCTGTAATGTAGCAGAATAAAACCCCAAAGCTGGAGGTCAGAGGTCGTAGATTCACTGAGAAACTGTTGCAGCAATGTCAACCCATGCACACTGCTCATCCTCTTATATGGCAGCCAATTCTTGCCTGGCTGCCAGATAAGAGGATGTTCCCGAGCTCGAGCCCCCGCCGAGTGAAGTGGTGTCACAAACTTCACCTCCGGTGGAGGCCTGATGCCGCCATCCCAGCTGCTCTCACAGAAAATAAGCCTCATTGACATACATAACCCCCTGAGCGCAATCCTCTGCCAACCACCAGAGGGAGCCTTTTGACAGATTGGTTACGATTGTTGCTAGCAGCAAGGAGACTCATTATGGCTAGAGGCATTGTGCAGAAAATGGTTTTGAGCAAGGAGGTTCTTGAAGCAAGGGATTCTCAAtttaggatgattttttttttttttttttttaaccgtttcCATCAGTGAAGGAAATTAAATACTGAGCTTCATTTTTAATGTGATGTCATACATGAGCACTTTTCTGAAGAAGCATGAGGATGGCACATTTATCCtgctattttttgtgtgtgtgtgtaacacAAAAGTAAAGGAAGGTTTGCTCACCTTGTTGCCGAGCAACATGATGACCACATCCTTCTGGGCATACTCGTGTATTTCATTTAGCCAAGCCTTTCAAAAGAATAAGCAGATAGACACAGTAGTGACGTGCGCTTGGTTTACAAATATCTCAAGACTGCATCGTGCTTGTCCCCCGGGGGCGCGTCCATCAATCAACTGCTGTCAGAGCAAGCCACCGAGGAACACTTTTACTGCTTTTTCGTTATCAAAACTGGCCTGTTTTGATAACATTGTGCTGCTTccggtggaggaggagggaacGTAAGCTCTCATTGTGTTTTGTCAAGGAGGTTTTTAGGAgcaggaagtttaaaaatcttaCCCTGATGTTGTCAAATGATGGCTTATTGGTGATATCATAAAGCAGAAGTAGTGCTGTGAAATGAAAAGAGAGGCAGCTGTATTGCAATGGTAACACGCACATATATACTTGAAAAGCGCTGCATAACTTAGAAAGGTCGCTCCCACTCACAAACACAGTATGAGGAAGTAAGCTCAACAAGTAAAAGGTTACCTTGGGCATCTCTATAGTAGGCGTGTGTCACGCTTCGGAATCTTTCCTGGCCGGCTGTATCCCAGATCTAAAACAAACCACACAATTACACGTTGACGCAAGCAGAAATGTTGCCACACTGAACAAGTCCAACTGCAAACCACCAATGGAGGTTGTGTTAATTAATTTCgttcaggaaaacaaaaaaaatattttcatcaacacacatttttcaccagacgaaAAGTAggctagactaaaaccctcttAATACACAATAACTAGGACTAAATgagtatttaattttcatcgACTCAAGAAGACAAGACAAATGTAGCTcacttaatataaaaaaaaaaaaatggactaaaatctatggacattttagttcatgaacaaaagacAAGACGAAAATTAGATGATTTTagaaaatcttgtctctgctaatttgACACACCCTTTCAAATCTACAGCTAGCAAGTGTAACAAGcataaacacatgggacagacaggacgTGGATTCACGgttaatggtgaaaaaaaaaaaaaaaagaagaagtaaattatagttaacGGCtaaaacgttccaacaataatgttattcCGACTGCTAATTAATACTAGCTAGCTTACTAGCTCGCAgaaactgtaattgtgtgtgtagtttttcatcaaaaagatgagagaacatttcatatgaaaaagttttaaattcgaaatgttcaacattatctgctgaaaaaaatatattatgggGTAAAATgactgtcctgactaaaacagtgacagtttctgttgactaaaaccagattaataaaattattttcttaaactaaaatgctagatttatagtctattaaaacttaactaaaaaaaataattggatgaggttgactaactttgataaaaactaacaagcgtgattgaaactggactaaaactggagactaaatttaaacatGTCTGCTAAAATTAACCCTTAACTGGAGGAATGGCTCCAAAATTGTGTGTTGTCCAAATTCAGTAAAGGCCAACTTGTTGACATCAGTCCGCTGAATGAATTATCATTTTTTGTCATCGTCACAGATTAATTCCAAAACACTTGACGCAAAGTCTCAGCTAAGGTAAGAATATTTTCACTGTCATGCTTTTATATTGAGAATGTGTACTAAAAGACAAACAGACGGTGCCAACCACTAGCTGGAGCCAATTgtacttataaaaataaacttgctCTTCCCATTCTCTGCTAGACAAATGATGTAAACTGTGTGGGCGTCGAATTCTGCATTAACGGCAGCGTATGACGCAAGACGTGCATGAAGCATGTGAGAGACAAGAGGTCAACCTCCACCAAAGCTACCGCAGAGGTATCGAATTTTGTCACCTCCCACTTCTGTTCAACAAACAGGTTATGAGGAACGACGACTTGGCACCTTTGTGTGAAGAAATCCGGTAAAGTCCCTTCAATTTGTAAACCCTTAACTGATGAGTGTGACATAATCCGTTGGACGTATGGCTGAACGCATGTGCTGCAAAACAGACGAGAGGACAAGGGACACTCGCTCACCTGGAGTTTGACTTTCAGGTTGTCGACATCGACCACTTTATTCTAGGGAGACAAGCGAGAAGAGCCGTGAGACATGCGCCGCGTGCTTAACAGAGCGGAGTGCTGTGAGGAAATGGCACGGAAATGAATGACGCACATTTGAGGGGACGAAAAAAGCACAAAGGCGCAGCGTGTGGCTGAGGAAAAGAGACAACTACAAGTGGCTTGTAAATGTTGCCAGAGACGGTTAATTGTGAAACACGCACGACAACATCAGTCAGTAGGACAATGGGCAGAATATCAAGTGACTCCCACTGTTCATTTCCTGCTAACTCACAGGGCGGCTATCTGATTTCCTGGGCAAAGTTTGGTCGAAAGCAGTTGGGACCACTCCAGccccaaaacaaattaaaatgcaGTTTCCCAGCTCACtcattagaatatttttttttatggttgtaTTGTTATGGTGATGAACTGCACTACTTGAGTGTTTtgaaagggacacttgactcattgagccattttcatcagtaaaaagttTGCTGAGCAAacccggaaaacaggtgagccatgattggtcgttatctacttcctcagcacaggtgatatcatcttcaactgtggacaaaatatttactttttactgctgtctcaatgagtatccctttaataaaacGTGCTCTATAGACAGAATTGGTCTGTTTgttcacaaaatattttgaagaATTCTTTCAAGGGGAAACCTAAGTTCAGCTCTATAATACTAAAAGTAAAATACAACTGATAGCTGAAGGCGAGTCACCGTGACTTAACTTTTAGTGGCCGATTCACAAAATGATACAAATTATTCTCTATAGTAACTTCATATTAGTTATTTGAAGCTAAAAGTATAAGTATTTGTCACGTAGAAAGAAGCACAAAGAAGAGTTGAGAttgaaatggacaaaaaaaaaaaaaaaaagtaccggtaatgatgcagttttttgtttgtttgtaagttAGAGTAAAGAAAGACAACTCGTGATTCCTGTCCATTTTGGAAGATAGAAACTAACAATTACAACTAtacccacatatgttatttttTGCAACTACAGTACCCTTTTGTGTTCTTATTTTTCCTTTGGCTTCAGTGCATGTTGTAGTCTTATTTAGCTAAACAAATGAAACACAATGTAAACATTTCAGTATAATGTAGCACTGTACCACCATTCTAACAAGAAGAAAAGTGAATTTAATGTCACATCATAAAACAAGCACTATTGTGAAAGTCTTTTCCGGTCCCATGGCCATCTATTGAAGACATTGTGGTTTGTTAACCTTTCATAACAATAACCTTCCCACCGGAAATCAATTCACAGCTAAGGGAAGTGTGAATATGAATACGTGTGCGAAAAACAACCCGGTTTTGTGGCTAGGCGGGGAGCTCAAGATGTGTTCCGATCTTACAGAGGCAGCAGAATCCACTTGCTGAATACTGTGGCAGAATGGACATGGTTCAACCCTTGCATTAGTTGCCATGGCtttctaccccccccccccccaaattatGATGTGCGAAGAGCCTGCATGCTGAGTAACTGCTACAAGGAAGCATGCCGAAAATAGAGCAGCCATGTTCCAAACTGACACAACAGCACTGCCTGCCTTTTCATGCACAAATAACAACCTCAGCACTCAACTGTTCTCGCTCAGCTTCCTCCATTTTCCAGCAGCTTGAACCCATCTTTCACAGCCATAAGAAGCCCGAAGCAGACTATTCATGATTGTGAATGACACGGTGCGGCGGTCAATGCGTCCTTTTTGTCTTCCTTCCTCACTTTCTTTGTCTGTGGATCCTGAGGACAGGACCTGTTGCTTTTCTTTGAGTGCTGGAAAAAACAAATTGTCCTCAGTGGAGATGATCTGCAAAGCTCTATCTGTCAGACGACCATTAATGTCTCTCTCACCAAGACGATACATCAC encodes:
- the LOC144031550 gene encoding ras-related protein Rab-37 isoform X3, producing the protein MSTRKSSLTQKQSKNGTSKYVLERCASINEYYDIAFKVMLLGDSSVGKTCILLRFKDGAFVGGNFIATVGIDFRIWDTAGQERFRSVTHAYYRDAQALLLLYDITNKPSFDNIRAWLNEIHEYAQKDVVIMLLGNKADLAAERVVKTEDGEKLAKEYGVPFMETSAKTGVNVELAFLAIAKELKHRTTHQPHEPKFQIHDYIESQKHKTGCCSLV
- the LOC144031550 gene encoding ras-related protein Rab-37 isoform X4, translated to MLLGDSSVGKTCILLRFKDGAFVGGNFIATVGIDFRNKVVDVDNLKVKLQIWDTAGQERFRSVTHAYYRDAQALLLLYDITNKPSFDNIRAWLNEIHEYAQKDVVIMLLGNKADLAAERVVKTEDGEKLAKEYGVPFMETSAKTGVNVELAFLAIAKELKHRTTHQPHEPKFQIHDYIESQKHKTGCCSLV
- the LOC144031550 gene encoding ras-related protein Rab-37 isoform X2, with translation MLTQWTSLIESALAMTAGHFIWHTWTKVMLLGDSSVGKTCILLRFKDGAFVGGNFIATVGIDFRNKVVDVDNLKVKLQIWDTAGQERFRSVTHAYYRDAQALLLLYDITNKPSFDNIRAWLNEIHEYAQKDVVIMLLGNKADLAAERVVKTEDGEKLAKEYGVPFMETSAKTGVNVELAFLAIAKELKHRTTHQPHEPKFQIHDYIESQKHKTGCCSLV
- the LOC144031550 gene encoding ras-related protein Rab-37 isoform X1; translation: MSTRKSSLTQKQSKNGTSKYVLERCASINEYYDIAFKVMLLGDSSVGKTCILLRFKDGAFVGGNFIATVGIDFRNKVVDVDNLKVKLQIWDTAGQERFRSVTHAYYRDAQALLLLYDITNKPSFDNIRAWLNEIHEYAQKDVVIMLLGNKADLAAERVVKTEDGEKLAKEYGVPFMETSAKTGVNVELAFLAIAKELKHRTTHQPHEPKFQIHDYIESQKHKTGCCSLV